The proteins below come from a single Nitrospiraceae bacterium genomic window:
- a CDS encoding AbrB/MazE/SpoVT family DNA-binding domain-containing protein yields the protein MAQKSKPMIVKNRRLKMSPGGIITLPVSARKALKMEKGQGCRVTVAVENNAVILAPTNKTGGFRVSPKGQLELRGEAQSTLTAGVGRHYWMECNDGSGVLKLNPFK from the coding sequence ATGGCTCAAAAATCTAAGCCAATGATTGTGAAAAATCGTCGACTCAAAATGTCACCGGGCGGAATCATCACTCTTCCTGTCTCAGCGCGCAAGGCTTTAAAAATGGAAAAAGGACAGGGGTGTCGAGTGACTGTTGCTGTGGAAAACAATGCGGTAATTTTGGCTCCAACCAACAAAACCGGTGGATTCCGGGTATCCCCAAAAGGGCAGCTAGAACTACGGGGTGAGGCACAATCGACGCTTACGGCAGGTGTGGGCCGTCACTACTGGATGGAATGTAATGACGGGTCCGGTGTCCTGAAATTAAATCCATTCAAATGA
- a CDS encoding DEAD/DEAH box helicase, translated as MKFAKYPISDALKNNLSRLGFVKTTDIQFKAMPSIMAGEDVLAIAQTGTGKTAAFAIPIINQIDQWKRSQRSEGIQCIVMVPTHELAMQIGEVFAQLSKQTKVKAFAMYGGVEQNPQIQTLQNGIDVLIATPGRLFDLISQGYVRLNRVQTLVLDEADHMLDLGFIGDIHAIKKKLPHKHQTLFFSATINAEIKKLAYSQVRHSAIRIQISPDNRVSKNVSHYVMFVEMDDKRFFLERFLNDNPESRVIVFVRTRVRAERVARAMGRVGIETLTIHGEKDQHDRAAVMNAFKTGACRVLIATDVSARGIDIPDVHYVVNYDLPDKAENYVHRVGRTGRGVKKGIAISFCSREEKTQLEEIQVFLDQEIEVVKITKKDYAFTVTHPSGELSLEELLKEIEEEEENKNKKKRKPQKKKKKT; from the coding sequence ATGAAATTTGCAAAATATCCCATTTCAGATGCTTTAAAAAACAACCTGTCCCGACTCGGGTTTGTAAAAACCACGGACATCCAATTTAAAGCCATGCCCTCGATCATGGCGGGGGAAGATGTTCTGGCCATCGCCCAAACAGGAACAGGGAAAACGGCAGCATTTGCCATCCCGATCATCAATCAGATTGACCAATGGAAAAGGAGTCAGCGCTCCGAGGGGATCCAATGTATTGTCATGGTGCCCACGCACGAACTGGCGATGCAGATTGGAGAAGTCTTTGCCCAGCTTTCTAAGCAGACCAAGGTCAAGGCGTTTGCCATGTATGGGGGCGTGGAGCAGAACCCGCAGATACAAACACTTCAGAATGGCATCGATGTACTCATTGCGACACCCGGTCGACTGTTTGACCTGATCAGTCAGGGGTATGTTCGGCTGAACCGGGTCCAAACCCTTGTGTTGGATGAAGCTGATCACATGCTCGATCTCGGATTTATTGGTGATATTCATGCGATCAAAAAAAAGCTGCCACACAAACATCAAACGCTCTTTTTCTCAGCAACCATTAATGCCGAGATCAAAAAACTGGCCTATTCTCAGGTGAGGCATTCAGCTATCCGGATTCAAATCTCCCCCGACAATCGTGTCTCCAAAAATGTCTCTCACTATGTGATGTTCGTTGAAATGGATGATAAACGGTTTTTCCTGGAGCGGTTCCTGAACGATAATCCTGAGAGCCGGGTGATCGTGTTTGTCAGGACGCGGGTGCGCGCTGAACGGGTTGCCAGGGCAATGGGTCGTGTCGGAATAGAAACGCTGACCATTCATGGGGAAAAGGATCAGCATGACCGGGCAGCGGTCATGAACGCTTTTAAAACAGGTGCCTGTCGGGTTTTAATTGCCACAGATGTCAGCGCACGCGGCATCGACATTCCGGATGTCCATTATGTGGTGAACTATGACCTGCCGGATAAGGCAGAAAACTACGTGCATCGTGTGGGAAGAACCGGGCGGGGCGTCAAAAAGGGGATTGCGATTTCGTTCTGCAGCAGAGAAGAAAAGACACAACTTGAGGAGATTCAGGTGTTTTTAGATCAAGAGATCGAGGTCGTCAAAATCACCAAAAAGGATTATGCCTTTACGGTGACACATCCCAGCGGGGAACTCAGTTTGGAAGAGTTGTTAAAAGAAATTGAGGAGGAAGAGGAAAATAAAAACAAGAAAAAAAGAAAACCTCAAAAGAAGAAAAAAAAGACCTAA
- a CDS encoding IS110 family transposase, whose protein sequence is MTNLYGGIDLHANNTVIVLVDDQEQVVYEKRMPNDLPNILAQLCPFQSRIHGLVVESTYNWYWLVDGLMEAGYSVHLANTTAIQQYDGLKHTTDHSDARWLAQLLRLGILPTGYIYPKEERAIRDLLRKRSQLVRQKTSNLLSIQNLVTRNTGTSLTGNRIKTLTVEEVPHVLPTAELALAVTSTLTVMRCVADQITELERTIKARLSLRPAFRQLLTVAGIGQTLALTIMLEAGEMRRFPTVGQWASYCRCVNSTKLSNGKRKGQGNTKNGNKYLAWAFLEAANFAVRYYPDIQRFYQRKKAKTHGVVAIKAVAHKLARACYYVLRDQVPFELNKAFTVQTA, encoded by the coding sequence ATGACGAACTTATACGGCGGGATTGATCTCCATGCTAACAACACTGTGATTGTACTGGTCGATGACCAGGAACAAGTTGTGTACGAAAAGCGAATGCCCAATGACTTGCCGAACATTCTTGCTCAGCTCTGTCCTTTTCAATCCAGGATTCACGGACTCGTTGTGGAATCCACCTACAATTGGTATTGGTTGGTCGATGGCCTCATGGAGGCCGGCTACTCGGTGCACTTGGCCAACACGACGGCCATTCAACAATACGATGGGCTTAAGCATACCACTGATCACAGCGATGCGCGGTGGTTAGCCCAGCTCCTACGCTTGGGCATTCTCCCCACAGGCTACATCTATCCGAAAGAAGAGCGAGCGATCCGTGACTTGCTGCGGAAACGGAGTCAATTAGTCCGGCAGAAGACGAGCAATCTTCTCAGTATTCAAAATTTGGTCACGCGGAATACGGGCACTTCCCTCACCGGCAATCGCATTAAAACTTTGACTGTGGAGGAGGTGCCACATGTTCTGCCGACCGCCGAATTGGCCTTAGCGGTGACGAGTACCCTGACCGTGATGCGCTGCGTGGCCGACCAGATTACGGAATTAGAACGCACCATCAAGGCCCGCCTTTCCCTGCGCCCCGCCTTTCGGCAGTTACTCACCGTGGCCGGGATTGGTCAGACCTTAGCCTTGACCATCATGCTCGAAGCGGGTGAGATGCGGCGATTTCCCACGGTGGGACAATGGGCGTCCTATTGTCGTTGCGTGAACAGCACCAAACTGAGCAATGGCAAACGCAAAGGCCAGGGTAACACCAAGAATGGCAATAAGTATTTAGCGTGGGCGTTTCTTGAAGCGGCCAATTTCGCCGTGCGGTATTATCCGGACATTCAGCGCTTTTATCAGCGCAAGAAAGCGAAGACGCATGGGGTGGTGGCCATCAAGGCGGTGGCTCATAAACTCGCGCGGGCTTGCTATTACGTGCTGCGCGATCAGGTCCCATTCGAACTCAATAAGGCGTTTACGGTACAGACGGCATGA
- a CDS encoding DUF4365 domain-containing protein, which produces MTFPKRSKSHYFETDSYRILFEALPRKWLCRKIDERDYGIDCLIEMVGENQLVTGHVAAVQLKAMERPKWSGGSRQDLTDWFRSRPIKKQTVNYWMGLQQPVFLCIAEISTGKVFFVSVKPAIRSNYGLFRKNKAFAFRLSRLCDLTNPLGQDIFEQSYYRERGYDRFIERLFDIVAHQDQYFKLFKKAVVPTRELTFTPQDWIVCGSLVQTCLIILEYTSYAVERDRLNRHMNSLPKVSARSKSKQAQMVFVSLLRELYPAYGMCLKAAKNYVTKHEAEYWIVEEINFYRICSSLLKMNLPRLNFH; this is translated from the coding sequence ATGACATTCCCCAAGAGGTCAAAAAGTCATTATTTCGAGACTGATTCCTACCGTATTCTCTTTGAAGCACTGCCGCGGAAATGGCTGTGCAGAAAAATTGACGAAAGGGATTATGGCATAGATTGTCTTATTGAGATGGTTGGTGAAAATCAGTTAGTCACGGGGCACGTTGCAGCCGTTCAGCTCAAAGCAATGGAACGGCCAAAATGGAGTGGCGGAAGCCGTCAAGACCTCACGGATTGGTTTCGCTCTCGACCTATTAAAAAGCAGACCGTGAACTATTGGATGGGACTTCAACAGCCCGTTTTCCTATGCATTGCAGAGATTTCTACGGGGAAAGTCTTTTTCGTTTCCGTGAAGCCGGCAATTCGCAGTAACTATGGTTTGTTTCGCAAAAACAAAGCATTTGCTTTCCGACTATCCCGATTATGTGATTTAACAAATCCACTAGGCCAAGACATATTCGAGCAGAGCTACTACCGAGAGCGGGGCTATGATCGTTTTATAGAGCGACTTTTTGATATCGTTGCTCATCAAGATCAATATTTTAAGTTATTCAAAAAGGCTGTTGTACCTACTAGGGAATTAACGTTTACCCCACAGGATTGGATTGTTTGCGGAAGTTTAGTACAGACCTGTTTGATAATTTTAGAGTACACGTCCTACGCTGTTGAGAGGGATCGCCTTAACCGACATATGAATTCACTTCCGAAAGTTAGCGCTCGTTCGAAGTCCAAGCAAGCTCAAATGGTTTTTGTCTCCTTACTTCGAGAGCTTTACCCCGCTTATGGGATGTGCCTTAAGGCTGCCAAAAATTATGTCACAAAACATGAGGCAGAATATTGGATTGTAGAAGAAATAAATTTTTATAGAATATGTTCGTCACTATTGAAAATGAATCTTCCCAGGTTAAATTTTCATTGA
- a CDS encoding nucleotidyltransferase family protein, producing MNSEISIPKDAIAAFCREHGIQRLAVFGSALRADFRPESDIDLLVEFEPDQVPGLFGIARMERELSVLLGGRKVDLRTPQDLSRYFRQRILEEAEVQYEGG from the coding sequence ATGAATTCTGAAATTTCAATACCCAAAGACGCCATAGCTGCATTTTGCCGTGAGCATGGTATCCAGCGGTTGGCGGTTTTCGGGTCGGCGCTCCGTGCTGATTTTCGTCCTGAAAGCGATATTGATCTGCTGGTTGAGTTTGAACCCGACCAGGTCCCTGGCCTCTTCGGGATCGCGCGCATGGAACGAGAGCTTTCAGTGCTGCTGGGCGGACGGAAGGTTGATCTTCGCACGCCTCAGGACTTGAGCCGGTATTTTCGTCAGCGAATCCTGGAAGAAGCAGAGGTCCAATATGAGGGAGGATGA
- the mtgA gene encoding monofunctional biosynthetic peptidoglycan transglycosylase codes for MKRSRPKAAKPRRPKPLWNIGSQRKPRVRRFRLIRIIPFKAIFILLGLYVLFEIFTFPFLSIVRLPTENPTESALMRQRIDEAHAQGTTLKIDYRWTPLSSIPRHVRMAILVSEDGTFYSHTGVDWHEVLESIETNLEKGRIVRGGSTITQQLAKNLYLSTSRDPIRKGKELLITWMLESTLSKKRILELYLNIIEWGPGVFGIEAAAQRYFHKPASRLSMDEGARLAAVIPSPLRHQPTEATSYVEKKKELILRRMSTR; via the coding sequence ATGAAGCGATCAAGGCCGAAAGCCGCAAAACCCCGTCGCCCCAAACCTCTCTGGAATATCGGTTCGCAGAGAAAGCCTCGTGTCCGACGATTCCGGTTGATTCGCATCATTCCATTTAAAGCGATATTTATTCTTCTCGGCCTTTATGTGTTATTTGAGATTTTCACCTTTCCGTTTCTCTCGATCGTCCGGTTGCCCACGGAGAATCCCACAGAGTCCGCGCTTATGCGGCAACGCATCGACGAAGCACACGCTCAAGGCACCACGCTGAAAATCGATTACCGATGGACGCCGCTCTCAAGCATTCCGCGTCACGTTCGTATGGCCATTCTGGTATCCGAGGATGGTACATTTTATTCTCATACCGGCGTGGATTGGCATGAGGTCCTGGAATCTATTGAGACCAATTTGGAGAAAGGACGGATAGTTCGGGGGGGCTCGACCATAACCCAGCAATTGGCCAAGAACTTATACCTCTCGACCTCCCGTGATCCGATTCGCAAAGGCAAAGAACTCCTCATCACCTGGATGTTGGAATCGACCTTGAGTAAAAAACGTATCCTGGAACTCTACCTTAATATCATTGAATGGGGACCAGGCGTGTTTGGCATTGAGGCCGCCGCCCAGCGTTATTTCCATAAGCCGGCCTCGCGGCTTTCTATGGATGAGGGCGCCCGCCTGGCAGCGGTTATTCCCAGCCCCCTTCGGCACCAACCCACGGAGGCCACATCCTACGTGGAAAAGAAAAAAGAGCTCATCCTCCGCCGGATGTCCACCCGGTGA